A single window of Drosophila suzukii chromosome 3, CBGP_Dsuzu_IsoJpt1.0, whole genome shotgun sequence DNA harbors:
- the Dhpr gene encoding dihydropteridine reductase produces the protein MSAGRVFIYGGKGALGSACVDHFKANNYWVGSIDLSENEKADVSIVVPRDAVWSEQEETVVSKVGESLAGEKLDAVICVAGGWAGGNAKKDLAKNADLMWKQSVWTSAISAAVAAQHLKEGGLLALTGAKPALEGTPGMIGYGMAKAAVHQLTRSLGAEKSGLPAGSLAVSILPVTLDTPMNRKWMPNADFGTWTPLTEVAGLFLKWTQAQERPKTGSLLQLITKNGVTELIAAE, from the exons ATGTCCGCAGGTCGAGTGTTTATTTACGGCGGCAAGGGAGCCTTGGGCTCGGCCTGTGTCGATCACTTCAAAGCCAACAATTAT TGGGTGGGCAGCATCGACCTGTCGGAGAACGAGAAGGCAGACGTTAGCATCGTGGTGCCACGCGATGCTGTTTGGTCGGAGCAGGAGGAAACGGTCGTGTCCAAGGTGGGCGAATCCCTGGCCGGCGAGAAACTGGATGCCGTGATCTGCGTGGCTGGCGGCTGGGCCGGTGGCAATGCCAAGAAGGATCTGGCCAAGAATGCTGATCTCATGTGGAAGCAGAGCGTCTGGACCTCGGCCATTTCCGCAGCTGTGGCGGCCCAGCATCTCAAGGAGGGAGGACTGCTGGCCCTGACTGGAGCTAAGCCCGCTCTGGAGGGCACTCCCGGCATGATTGGTTACGGAATGGCCAAGGCAGCTGTCCACCAGCTCACCCGATCTCTGGGCGCTGAGAAATCCGGTCTTCCAGCGGGCTCCCTGGCCGTGTCCATTCTTCCCGTAACCCTAGATACTCCCATGAACCGCAAATGGATGCCGAACGCAGACTTTGGCACCTGGACTCCTCTAACCGAGGTGGCCGGCCTCTTCCTCAAGTGGACTCAAGCTCAGGAGAGGCCCAAAACTGGATCTCTGCTGCAGCTGATCACGAAGAATGGCGTAACAGAGCTCATAGCCGCCGAATAG
- the Use1 gene encoding vesicle transport protein USE1, producing MATKLNVNIRTLLANCEDLAKSEQNFWRLQKFIKSLDTMLAELEAMDDPQSATRIPGYKERLKALKLSTGFTEAPSSSTNTSSQPSSVSEAGENALKEMRQLQNSKHHNELRKELLQDGDALRRRRVIEDSSASPSGTTVQTTSGDNMNEAAKYYTNAQEKITEHMLSLTRNLKEQTETANRIIRRDTEVVSRSTGMADRNINSLGKEAEKLEQHSKKAYKCWLWLMIVFVIVTFIGMVLFMKIMKKKKT from the exons ATGGCCACGAAGCTAAATGTAAATATCCGGACCCTGCTGGCCAACTGCGAGGACCTGGCCAAGAGCGAGCAGAACTTCTGGCGCCTGCAGAAGTTCATCAAGTCCCTGGACACAATGCTCGCCGAGTTGGAGGCGATGGATGATCCGCAGAGTGCCACCCGTATCCCGGGCTATAAGGAGCGCCTGAAGGCCCTGAAACTATCCACGGGATTTACGGAAGCCCCCAGCTCCTCAACAAATACTTCCTCGCAACCTTCTTCAGTCAGCGAAGCCGGGGAAAATGCACTGAAAGAAATGAGGCAGCTGCAGAACAGCAAACATCACAACGAACTGCGAAAGGAGCTGCTGCAGG ATGGAGATGCCCTGCGTAGGCGTCGAGTTATAGAGGATTCGTCTGCTAGTCCCAGTGGTACCACCGTACAGACAACTTCTGGCGATAATATGAACGAAGCTGCCAAGTATTATACAAATGCCCAGGAAAAGATCACCGAGCACATGCTCTCGCTGACCAGGAATTTGAAGGAGCAGACGGAGACTGCTAACCGTATTATCCGGAGGGATACCGAGGTTGTGTCTCGATCCACCGGAATGGCTGATCGCAATATCAATTCCCTGGGAAAAGAGGCTGAGAAACTGGAGCAGCATTCAAAAAAAGCCTACAAGTGCTGGCTGTGGCTGATGATTGTCTTTGTAATTGTCACTTTCATAG GTATGGTGTTGTTTATGAAGATTATGAAGAAAAAGAAGACGTAG